From the genome of Eucalyptus grandis isolate ANBG69807.140 chromosome 2, ASM1654582v1, whole genome shotgun sequence, one region includes:
- the LOC104442346 gene encoding protein CYCLOPS isoform X2, protein MEGRGFLGFYRNSSEEMFLKALMESSVGMPIPTMEMLGFKNLSQNFRTDSEELFKSWLTNAENHGYNSPGAAHRTWQASRRISTELANVSNQEQGDILQKKRSNDLLSQTCSIAEEIPEDLSQTPSRNAAERGWPANNLYLAKAWFHSSQPMTRSRSSELRRRYAAMQSTQGSVPIEVTNSGSVHGVEMKQEPNNNSGFGDLSMSEIPEQLGAFVSPSNSSSSSMNAQPVKNLDRVSSVVSMLKGTLERKKLANQIERETFEDCSQGSFQAQDILANTSFQQGHGDHIHELSLMFHEASQGQAEGLALLPNVERSMDLDFEQLINTRNPINVRAVSQEPSQSESSAAAPIVSSGFDAFDGPSNSSQTLSVCESSRKNVGDTISPENGSKAKDFRERIIDNLKDDKKRGNLVRYGSVSSTGSGDKGDPTKKRRVERSRKMAEAKERNSTSAIPSDVQSILKRCENLEKEVRSLKLNLSFMNRKDSEQTKQIEELQKQNEELTEEKERLLEVIERIHPD, encoded by the exons ATGGAGGGAAGAGGGTTTTTGGGATTTTACAGAAATTCCAGTGAGGAGATGTTCCTCAAAGCCCTGATGGAGAGCTCAGTTGGAATGCCGATACCGACAATGGAGATGTTGGGATTCAAGAATTTATCCCAAAACTTTCGCACAGACAGCGAGGAGCTCTTCAAAAGCTGGCTCACGAATGCAGAG AATCATGGCTACAATTCACCAGGTGCAGCACATCGTACATGGCAGGCATCAAGGAG GATATCCACAGAACTAGCAAATGTATCAAATCAAGAGCAAGGGGACattctgcaaaagaaaagaagcaatgACTTGCTTTCACAAACTTGCTCCATCGCTGAAGAAATTCCAGAGGATCTCAGCCAAACTCCAAGCAG GAATGCTGCTGAAAGAGGATGGCCTGCGAATAATTTGTATCTTGCCAAG GCTTGGTTTCATAGTTCACAACCAATGACGAGAAGCCGATCTTCTGAATTACG AAGGAGGTATGCTGCCATGCAGAGCACTCAAGGCTCAGTCCCAATAGAAGTGACAAACAGTGGATCTGTGCATGGTGTTGAAATGAAACAAGAGCCCAACAACAATAGTGGCTTCGGTGATCTCTCAATGAGTGAGATTCCCGAGCAGTTGGGAGCATTTGTTTCTCCATCCAATTCATCCTCATCCAGCATGAATGCACAACCAGTCAAAAATTTGGATAGAGTTTCCTCTGTGGTCAGCATGCTAAAGGGTACACTAGAACGCAAGAAGCTTGCTAatcaaattgagagagaaactTTTGAGGATTGCTCTCAGGGGTCCTTTCAAGCTCAAGATATTCTTGCCAATACTAGCTTCCAACAAGGACATGGAGATCATATTCATGAACTGTCATTGATGTTCCATGAAGCCTCTCAAGGACAGGCCGAAGGTCTAGCTCTCCTACCAAATGTTGAAAGATCTATGGACCTCGACTTTGAACAATTGATAAACACCAGAAATCCAATTAATGTGAGAGCAGTTTCCCAAGAACCTTCCCAGAGTGAGTCTTCTGCTGCTGCTCCTATAGTTTCCTCTGGATTTGATGCATTTGATGGTCCCAGCAACTCAAGCCAAACTCTAAGCGTTTGTGAGAGCTCCAGGAAGAATGTTGGAGACACTATAAGTCCAGAAAATGGTTCAAAGGCCAAAG ATTTCAGAGAACGGATAATCGACAATTTGAAAGATGATAAAAAG AGGGGAAATCTGGTGCGTTATGGATCTGTCTCATCTACTGGTTCAG GGGATAAAGGGGATCCAACGAAAAAGCGTAGAGTGGAACGATCAAGAAA AATGGCAGAGGCAAAGGAGAGAAACTCAACATCAGCAATTCCATCAGATGTTCAATCTATCTTGAAGCGGTGCGAAAATCTTGAGAAGGAAGTGAGGTCCCTCAAACTTAATTTGTCTTTCATGAATAG AAAGGATTCTGAACAGACCAAGCAGATAGAAGAGCTGCAAAAGCAGAATGAAGAGCTGACTGAAGAAAAAGAGCGGCTCCTAGAAGTTATTGAGAGAATCCATCCGGACTGA
- the LOC104442346 gene encoding protein CYCLOPS isoform X1 — protein MEGRGFLGFYRNSSEEMFLKALMESSVGMPIPTMEMLGFKNLSQNFRTDSEELFKSWLTNAENHGYNSPGAAHRTWQASRRISTELANVSNQEQGDILQKKRSNDLLSQTCSIAEEIPEDLSQTPSRNAAERGWPANNLYLAKAWFHSSQPMTRSRSSELRRRYAAMQSTQGSVPIEVTNSGSVHGVEMKQEPNNNSGFGDLSMSEIPEQLGAFVSPSNSSSSSMNAQPVKNLDRVSSVVSMLKGTLERKKLANQIERETFEDCSQGSFQAQDILANTSFQQGHGDHIHELSLMFHEASQGQAEGLALLPNVERSMDLDFEQLINTRNPINVRAVSQEPSQSESSAAAPIVSSGFDAFDGPSNSSQTLSVCESSRKNVGDTISPENGSKAKGADFRERIIDNLKDDKKRGNLVRYGSVSSTGSGDKGDPTKKRRVERSRKMAEAKERNSTSAIPSDVQSILKRCENLEKEVRSLKLNLSFMNRKDSEQTKQIEELQKQNEELTEEKERLLEVIERIHPD, from the exons ATGGAGGGAAGAGGGTTTTTGGGATTTTACAGAAATTCCAGTGAGGAGATGTTCCTCAAAGCCCTGATGGAGAGCTCAGTTGGAATGCCGATACCGACAATGGAGATGTTGGGATTCAAGAATTTATCCCAAAACTTTCGCACAGACAGCGAGGAGCTCTTCAAAAGCTGGCTCACGAATGCAGAG AATCATGGCTACAATTCACCAGGTGCAGCACATCGTACATGGCAGGCATCAAGGAG GATATCCACAGAACTAGCAAATGTATCAAATCAAGAGCAAGGGGACattctgcaaaagaaaagaagcaatgACTTGCTTTCACAAACTTGCTCCATCGCTGAAGAAATTCCAGAGGATCTCAGCCAAACTCCAAGCAG GAATGCTGCTGAAAGAGGATGGCCTGCGAATAATTTGTATCTTGCCAAG GCTTGGTTTCATAGTTCACAACCAATGACGAGAAGCCGATCTTCTGAATTACG AAGGAGGTATGCTGCCATGCAGAGCACTCAAGGCTCAGTCCCAATAGAAGTGACAAACAGTGGATCTGTGCATGGTGTTGAAATGAAACAAGAGCCCAACAACAATAGTGGCTTCGGTGATCTCTCAATGAGTGAGATTCCCGAGCAGTTGGGAGCATTTGTTTCTCCATCCAATTCATCCTCATCCAGCATGAATGCACAACCAGTCAAAAATTTGGATAGAGTTTCCTCTGTGGTCAGCATGCTAAAGGGTACACTAGAACGCAAGAAGCTTGCTAatcaaattgagagagaaactTTTGAGGATTGCTCTCAGGGGTCCTTTCAAGCTCAAGATATTCTTGCCAATACTAGCTTCCAACAAGGACATGGAGATCATATTCATGAACTGTCATTGATGTTCCATGAAGCCTCTCAAGGACAGGCCGAAGGTCTAGCTCTCCTACCAAATGTTGAAAGATCTATGGACCTCGACTTTGAACAATTGATAAACACCAGAAATCCAATTAATGTGAGAGCAGTTTCCCAAGAACCTTCCCAGAGTGAGTCTTCTGCTGCTGCTCCTATAGTTTCCTCTGGATTTGATGCATTTGATGGTCCCAGCAACTCAAGCCAAACTCTAAGCGTTTGTGAGAGCTCCAGGAAGAATGTTGGAGACACTATAAGTCCAGAAAATGGTTCAAAGGCCAAAG GTGCAGATTTCAGAGAACGGATAATCGACAATTTGAAAGATGATAAAAAG AGGGGAAATCTGGTGCGTTATGGATCTGTCTCATCTACTGGTTCAG GGGATAAAGGGGATCCAACGAAAAAGCGTAGAGTGGAACGATCAAGAAA AATGGCAGAGGCAAAGGAGAGAAACTCAACATCAGCAATTCCATCAGATGTTCAATCTATCTTGAAGCGGTGCGAAAATCTTGAGAAGGAAGTGAGGTCCCTCAAACTTAATTTGTCTTTCATGAATAG AAAGGATTCTGAACAGACCAAGCAGATAGAAGAGCTGCAAAAGCAGAATGAAGAGCTGACTGAAGAAAAAGAGCGGCTCCTAGAAGTTATTGAGAGAATCCATCCGGACTGA
- the LOC104442346 gene encoding protein CYCLOPS isoform X3, which produces MEGRGFLGFYRNSSEEMFLKALMESSVGMPIPTMEMLGFKNLSQNFRTDSEELFKSWLTNAENHGYNSPGAAHRTWQASRRISTELANVSNQEQGDILQKKRSNDLLSQTCSIAEEIPEDLSQTPSRNAAERGWPANNLYLAKAWFHSSQPMTRSRSSELRRRYAAMQSTQGSVPIEVTNSGSVHGVEMKQEPNNNSGFGDLSMSEIPEQLGAFVSPSNSSSSSMNAQPVKNLDRVSSVVSMLKGTLERKKLANQIERETFEDCSQGSFQAQDILANTSFQQGHGDHIHELSLMFHEASQGQAEGLALLPNVERSMDLDFEQLINTRNPINVRAVSQEPSQSADFRERIIDNLKDDKKRGNLVRYGSVSSTGSGDKGDPTKKRRVERSRKMAEAKERNSTSAIPSDVQSILKRCENLEKEVRSLKLNLSFMNRKDSEQTKQIEELQKQNEELTEEKERLLEVIERIHPD; this is translated from the exons ATGGAGGGAAGAGGGTTTTTGGGATTTTACAGAAATTCCAGTGAGGAGATGTTCCTCAAAGCCCTGATGGAGAGCTCAGTTGGAATGCCGATACCGACAATGGAGATGTTGGGATTCAAGAATTTATCCCAAAACTTTCGCACAGACAGCGAGGAGCTCTTCAAAAGCTGGCTCACGAATGCAGAG AATCATGGCTACAATTCACCAGGTGCAGCACATCGTACATGGCAGGCATCAAGGAG GATATCCACAGAACTAGCAAATGTATCAAATCAAGAGCAAGGGGACattctgcaaaagaaaagaagcaatgACTTGCTTTCACAAACTTGCTCCATCGCTGAAGAAATTCCAGAGGATCTCAGCCAAACTCCAAGCAG GAATGCTGCTGAAAGAGGATGGCCTGCGAATAATTTGTATCTTGCCAAG GCTTGGTTTCATAGTTCACAACCAATGACGAGAAGCCGATCTTCTGAATTACG AAGGAGGTATGCTGCCATGCAGAGCACTCAAGGCTCAGTCCCAATAGAAGTGACAAACAGTGGATCTGTGCATGGTGTTGAAATGAAACAAGAGCCCAACAACAATAGTGGCTTCGGTGATCTCTCAATGAGTGAGATTCCCGAGCAGTTGGGAGCATTTGTTTCTCCATCCAATTCATCCTCATCCAGCATGAATGCACAACCAGTCAAAAATTTGGATAGAGTTTCCTCTGTGGTCAGCATGCTAAAGGGTACACTAGAACGCAAGAAGCTTGCTAatcaaattgagagagaaactTTTGAGGATTGCTCTCAGGGGTCCTTTCAAGCTCAAGATATTCTTGCCAATACTAGCTTCCAACAAGGACATGGAGATCATATTCATGAACTGTCATTGATGTTCCATGAAGCCTCTCAAGGACAGGCCGAAGGTCTAGCTCTCCTACCAAATGTTGAAAGATCTATGGACCTCGACTTTGAACAATTGATAAACACCAGAAATCCAATTAATGTGAGAGCAGTTTCCCAAGAACCTTCCCAGA GTGCAGATTTCAGAGAACGGATAATCGACAATTTGAAAGATGATAAAAAG AGGGGAAATCTGGTGCGTTATGGATCTGTCTCATCTACTGGTTCAG GGGATAAAGGGGATCCAACGAAAAAGCGTAGAGTGGAACGATCAAGAAA AATGGCAGAGGCAAAGGAGAGAAACTCAACATCAGCAATTCCATCAGATGTTCAATCTATCTTGAAGCGGTGCGAAAATCTTGAGAAGGAAGTGAGGTCCCTCAAACTTAATTTGTCTTTCATGAATAG AAAGGATTCTGAACAGACCAAGCAGATAGAAGAGCTGCAAAAGCAGAATGAAGAGCTGACTGAAGAAAAAGAGCGGCTCCTAGAAGTTATTGAGAGAATCCATCCGGACTGA
- the LOC104442345 gene encoding putative ankyrin repeat protein RF_0381, whose protein sequence is MGKPPRSSAAARSGEDLHAAARSGDLRAVQSMLAANPLAVNSRDKHSRTPLHLAAWSGQAQVVAYLCQNKADVGAAAMDDMGAIHFAAQKGHLEVVRTLLSSGVSIKASNRKGFTPLHYAVQGSHLELVKYLVKKGASLSTKTKAGKTPVDLASSEEIRSFLVESEESSKKGEHPDPGKQAEASSTKLSSDEKSENSHESSGNSEEEDGNAKRKGDDEEIREVSQPKKAKVRLNHLTSSDDAQDDEENF, encoded by the exons atggggaAGCCGCCTCGGAGTTCAGCTGCCGCACGCTCCGGCGAGGACCTCCACGCGGCGGCGAGATCCGGCGACCTGAGGGCCGTCCAGTCGATGCTCGCCGCGAACCCTCTGGCCGTCAATTCCAGAGATAAGCACTCCAGGACTCC ACTCCATCTAGCAGCATGGTCTGGTCAGGCACAAGTGGTCGCTTACCTCTGCCAGAACAAGGCTGATGTCGGGGCTGCTGCCATGGATGATATGGGGGCAATTCACTTTGCTGCCCAAAAGGGGCATTTGGAAGTTGTACGCACGCTTCTTTCATCTGGTGTCTCCATTAAAGCTTCCAATCGCAAGGGCTTCACTCCACTACACTATGCGGTTCAAGGGTCCCATTTGGAGCTTGTGAAGTACTTGGTAAAGAAAGGTGCTAGCCTGAGTACCAAGACTAAAGCTGGGAAAACCCCTGTTGATCTTGCAAGCAGTGAAGAAATTCGCTCCTTTTTGGTAGAATCTGAAGAATCATCTAAAAAAGGCGAACATCCTGATCCTGGGAAGCAAGCTGAAGCCTCTAGTACAAAGTTATCTTCTGATGAGAAATCAGAAAATAGTCATGAATCATCCGGGAATTCTGAAGAGGAGGATGGAAATGCGAAGAGAAAGGGTGATGACGAGGAAATCAGGGAAGTCTCTCAACCCAAAAAGGCGAAGGTCAGGCTTAATCATCTTACAAGTTCAGATGATGCACAAGATGATGAAGAGAACTTTTGA